A stretch of Lathyrus oleraceus cultivar Zhongwan6 chromosome 6, CAAS_Psat_ZW6_1.0, whole genome shotgun sequence DNA encodes these proteins:
- the LOC127096327 gene encoding uncharacterized protein LOC127096327 has translation MPIISGATDTPAVSTPRPPRFENFRPVRDYPYGMPSTAMAGLQNNSSIYTQPHNTVISPIQNSGSGMNHIGRNNQSQGIPTLLPTLTTNNQEAFRQQMDASNHDMVGILAREMNTIFSPLIQNVNRTNTDNAQTYQQLSAQMGRIADFLGAPQPSIRRRSNQVIIQGEEPTIDQVRPQRQAPDERVTGARLEQQPIRREAPEEKPRRVIMVNRDQDADEVVHRVRRENMMENDLTSMIERIMAQNGLNTGLRRPNYSSPLSEYVLQTELPRGCKIPKFTKFSGDTSESTIEHIARYMTEAGDLANSENLRLKYFPSSLTKNAFTWFITLPPNSIDAWPPLERLFHEQFYMGQTKISLKELASIKRKFIEPIDDYLNRFHLLKSRCFTVVPGHELVEMATGGLDHSIRKKLDTQHLRDMAQLADRVRQVEHLKSKKARANKNYKKERVAYVEFEDEESEIAEDPYGLEEFEVDLAELKEAPPYACKLLTPSNGRNPVETEKNDRFPKKTYTFDVTKCDEIFDLLVKDGQMIVPPNTKIPPLEQRKKRGLCKYHSFLGHKTSQCFLFRDLIQNTIRDGRLKFADKGKNQMKVDIDPYNIAETNYAEPVEINMVDVREVEAVKATGTGGYTLDGK, from the coding sequence ATGCCTATCATATCAGGCGCGACAGATACTCCTGCAGTTTCAACCCCTAGGCCACCAAGATTCGAAAACTTTAGGCCTGTGAGAGATTACCCATATGGAATGCCATCTACCGCCATGGCAGGGCTTCAAAACAATTCTTCCATATATACTCAACCACATAATACAGTTATTTCACCAATTCAAAATTCTGGATCTGGCATGAACCATATAGGTCGAAATAACCAATCACAAGGAATCCCCACCCTACTACCTACCCTTACAACGAATAATCAGGAAGCctttagacaacaaatggatgccagtaaccatgatatggtaggaATTCTGGCCAGAGAAATGAATACCATTTTCTCTCCCTTAATACAGAATGTGAATAGGACTAATACTGACAATGCCCAAACATACCAACAATTGTCAGCACAGATGGGACGCATAGCAGATTTTCTAGGCGCCCCACAACCTTCCATTCGACGCAGGTCAAACCAGGTTATAATCCAAGGCGAAGAACCAACGATAGATCAGGTTCGACCACAAAGGCAAGCCCCTGACGAAAGAGTCACGGGGGCAAGATTGGAACAACAGCCAATTCGACGGGAAGCCCCTGAAGAAAAACCTAGGAGAGTGATAATGGTTAATAGAGACCAGGATGCAGACGAAGTAGTTCATAGGGTCAGGCGGGAAAACATGATGGAAAATGACCTAACCAGTATGATAGAGAGAATCATGGCCCAAAATGGTCTAAACACAGGACTTCGACGGCCAAATTATTCTTCTCCTCTATCAGAATATGTCCTGCAAACAGAATTACCAAGGGGTTGTAAAatccctaagttcaccaaattctcagggGATACTAGTGAATCCACTATAGAGCATATAGCCAGATACATGACTGAGGCAGGGGATTTGGCGAACAGTGAGAACTTGAGGTTGaaatatttccctagttcttTAACAAAGAACGCCTTCACGTGGTTTATAACTTTGCCACCAAATTCCATAGATGCTTGGCCCCCGTTAGAAAGATTGtttcatgaacaattctacatgggccAAACTAAGATAAGCCTTAAGGAATTAGCCAGCATTAAGAGAAAATTCATCGAACCTATAGATGATTATCTGAATAGGTTCCATTTGTTGAAGTCTAGGTGCTTTACAGTAGTGCCTGGACacgagttggtcgaaatggccaCTGGAGGTCTGGACCATTCCATCAGGAAAAAGTTAGATACCCAACATCTAAGAGACATGGCCCAATTAGCAGATAGGGTTCGACAGGTCGAACACTTAAAATCTAAAAAGGCCAGAGCAAATAAGAATTATAAGAAAGAGAGGGTTGCTTATGTCGAATTCGAAGACGAAGAGTCTGAAATTGCTGAAGACCCCTATGGTCTTGAGGAATTCGAAGTAGATTTGGCAGAATTAAAAGAAGCACCACCCTACGCCTGCAAATTACTTACACCGTCGAATGGCAGAAATCCCGTCGAAACTGAAAAGAACGATAGATTTCCCAAAAAGACTTACACATTTGATGTTACCAAATGTGACGAGATCTTCGATCTATTAGTAAAAGACGGCCAAATGATAGTGCCTCCTAATACCAAGATTCCTCCGTTAGAACAACGAAAGAAACGAGGTTTATGTAAATATCACAGTTTTTTGGGCCATAAAACTTCACAAtgctttcttttcagggatcttattCAGAACACAATCAGAGATGGCCGCCTCAAGTTCGCCGACAAAGGAAAAAACCAGATGAAAGTTGATATTGATCCCTATAACATTGCTGAGACCAACTATGCGGAGCCTGTCGAAATCAACATGGTTGACGTAAGGGAAGTGGAGGCTGTAAAAGCAACAGGAACTGGAGGCTACACGCTGGATGGAAAGTAG